The DNA segment TTCAATACTCTGGAGCATATTAATTCTGCTCTCTATGTACCTTCTTTCCACAAGCCATTGCTCCAGTTCTGTGAGTTCTGAACAGGAAGATTCTGTCCTGAACAGGAAGATTCAACCACACAGCTGTGAATGGAAGAGGTAGAACGGAAACATGGCCCAGGCtgtgaaaaacactgaaaacccCTGACTTTGTAAATCAATATCAATCAATGGCCTGCAAAGTACATCATAAATCTGGATGTTCAAAAGAGCTAACCCTGAGGTAATACACcttaagttttaaaatatttcacaaacaTTAGGAGAATCTCAGGAGGCCTTTGATCCAATTTCATCCTTTGGGGGTCTTCCAACAATTAAGAGTTATTGGAATATATTGGTTTTCCAGACACATCTCCTcttcaaaacagatttaaaaaaaaaaaaaagactagtGTGAATGTGTGACATGTTTTGAGTTAATAATCCTCTGCTGGGAGATAAAATTTAACCTGAAGGAATAGGTTTCGATCCAGCAGCAGAACATTTTATTTAGGCTTTGGACAATGGGATCTCTCTTAACTAGCCAAGATTTCTCCTTCAGCAAATATAGAACATTCAGATATAGACATTCATCTTTTATAagttattaataataaatgttGAATTCTGGCAGACCCTCCAGTGCAAAGCACGCTGGACATGCTCATTTATTTAGCGTAGCACAGGATTGTACTTGTTCAAATGAACCAGTATGCAGCTACCATCATTTGTCTGTACCTGGAGGAAAACCAACCCATATCTATCAGGCAGGCATTCCAGTTTATGGGTACTGTGCCCAGTTGCCTTGTTACCCGCTTTCTGGACAGATACAAGGCTTGATAGCACTCTCTAAGAAGTCACCAGAAATACGACATTTGCATGCCACATCCATTCCGCTGATACTTGTGTGCGGTAACGTTCAGAGCCTGATATGTGAAGATATCTTCATTCATTTCAGGGTTAGAAAGTGAAAGATGTCACTGTAGGACTGATCCATGGCACAAGTGAACCTAGGAAATGAgctgcttggcagtgagggTAAAACAGATGTTGCTTTTCTAAAAGTAAGGACAAAAAGACTAGGAGAAGTTTATGGTTCCAGGAGAGGTTTTTAGAAAGCTTGGAAATTTGGGATGacctcttctctttcctttctgggAAAGGAGAAGGCCACACTGGTGGAACCACAGCTATTTGTCACTTACTGTCCTGAGACAAACctggctgagcagcagggaATTGTAAGGCCACAGGAGCTGAGGGAGAGGACTGGACTGGCTCTTCAGGCACCGTGTACTCCTCAATCATCTGCACTTTACCTTCTTTGCCAGAGGCAAAATGGGGAGAAAACCTCCTCTGGCATCCTGGCTACTGCCCACCTGCATAACTGGTCCTGACAGGGAGAGACAATGGGAAAACTGGGAACCTGCTCAGACTTTCAGAAATGTGGTGAGCAAGTAGAAATTACACTGTCTTTAGTGCACTGGTGCCTTTCCTTGGGGACCTACCAGCAGGTCAGCCATAGGATAGGAAACAGTGTGAGATTGACAAGTGTTTCTTTATGAAGACCTGCTTGAATTAAACTCAGCCTGGCCCCCAGAGATCAGTAGCAGCTCTTCAAAGTCCTCCTGAAAGGAGCAGCTGGGTCACATCCAAAATACAGTATCAGACTTATTATGCCTTAAAAGCAACAATAAACCAGTGTTTAATAGTGGTTTTGCCACTGATCACAACAAATGGCTTGTGAATGCATTTTCTGCGAACATTCTGGGGTGGGAATTGTGACAGAAGAGGGCACTTCTTTTGTGAAAGAAGAGGGTTTCTGTTAAATGCTGTTTTGAATCCACATGACTTTGTGCTGTGTGTACACAGGAGTGTAATTTCCACTCTTCTCCATTCTTGACAGCTGGGGGAAGATTTGTTTCATGCCTGGAGGTCCAGACCTCCAGTTTCCCAAGAGAAAGCAGGTCTCTAACTGCTGCGCTGCCTCCCATGAAGAAATGAATGTCTTTGTTGCAGACACCCGGCTTGCTGCTGCACTTTCTAAGGTGAAGTCCCTGTCTTCAGAAATGGGGTACTCTGAATGTCACTGTACAGCAGCACGTCTCACTGAAGTAATTCCAACACTACAGCATTCACCTTTGCTTTATGGTTTTATTCATGGTGCTGGAAACACTTATTCCCACAATAGCATACggactgggtttttttttttttaattgaaaaattctGCCTAACCATTAAAAGGTTTTGCCATTGATACTTATTTCTTAGTGTTTGTCTATAGAAGTACCACATGGCAGATATGGCAAATCTGTCCATGCACTTCAGCTATCAAAAACTGTGTGTatgctgtgaaaagaaaaaaaaaaaaagcaaaacaaaaacaaaaacactggcTTATAAGGTCTTTTGCTGCCCTTTCCAAACTGACTTTTTACTGCTCTGTTACTTAGACTCTGGATGCACACTGGAACCAAACCGAGCTTGCTGCTGCATTGAGGCAGGGAGCAGAAGGCTGGGAAATTCGAATTGCACTGTTGTCTCTCACCTTCAGACCTACAACTGAGTACACCTCCCCTGTACCTAAGGATCAGAAGACACTGCACTGTAGGTTGTAAAAGCAACATTACGATTAACACTGGCACGCAGCTGTTGGAAGCACCTATTGATCGTGTTTGTTGGGGGGTGTTCAAGCTGCTGATACGGAGCATGTCTCAGCTTTGTGGCACCTGTGGTTTAAGCAGTGACAGCGACATCAATCGTCCTGTAAATTTGCAGGAGCCCAGTACCCATTCTGAGATTGTTCCCATCCCAAAATACAGCACACGCAGCCCCTTACTTGGTCCATTGGAGACCGTTTGCAACACACGatttcagaatttgtttttatggCACAGATCGGATCAAATGAAAATCGTACGACTTAAATAAATGTTTCCCAGTGTTTTACTCACAACGTCGATTTTTCAGCATCTTTACTAGTTGGCACTAGTACCATTTACAATAGTAAATGGCCATTAAAACAATGATCCCGTTATCAAATGAAAAACACGAAAGCACATGTAAGTGATTAAAGCGGGAATCTCGGGAACACGCGCTCAGGTCAGTGAAGATAATCCTGTTTCGGTTAATCTTGATTAAAAAGGATTCTTCCGTTACTTGGGTGTGAATCTGCTCATCGCGCAGCGGTGACTAATTGAACAGCAGGGGCTTTTAGCACACAGGAGGCGTCCTCGGGCGCGCCCCTTTCCCCTGCCGTGACCCGAGCCCTGGGGGCGGCGGCGCAACACCGACACTGCCACAGCGACAGCGACATTGTCACCGTCCTTGGCAGCGCCACCCTCGCGGTGACACCCTCACGGGGACAGACACCCTCACTGTGACACCCTCACGAGGGATGACACACCCTCACGGCGGAACCTCCCCCACGCGAGGCGGGCGTACTGCGGCTGCGCGGGGAAGCGGCGCGCAGCACCCCACGCCCCCCGCCGCCTCCAATGGCGCCGGCACAAAGTGACCTTGGCCGCGCCCCGCCCTTTCCGCCGCCCTGCCCCGCCGCGCTTGCGCAGACCGACCCAGCCCGCCCGCCCGTCGGCCCGAGCGCGGCACCGCAGCGGTGAGAGCCGCGCCGCTCGCGCCATCCGCGCCCATCGCCGCCCCCTCCCGCCGtaccctcaccctctccctctctccgcAGAGACGCCGGATCGTGACCCCCGGGACGCCGCCCGCTAAGATGTTCGCTTGCGCCAAGCTCGCCACTTCGCCCTCCCTGGTGAGTGGGTGCGGGGGGGCGCCTGCGTCTCTTCACGGGCCCCGTCCCTGTCGGCGGCGGGGTCGGTGACGGCCGCGGGTCGATCGTGGCTTGGGCGGCCTCCGAGTCCCGCGGCAGCGCCCCGGGACGAGCCCGTAGCGAGCGCTGCCCGCCCGAGAGCGGGGGGCGGGAGGCGGGGGTCGGGCCGGGCCTCCTGCGGCAGGGCCGCGGTCTCCTTCCTGCCTCCTTGGCGCGGCCAGGGCCCCGTGCCAAGGTGAGGGGCCTTCGCACACGGGCGGCGAAGGAGGGGGAGGTCAGCGCAGCCGACGGCTCCTGGGCCTACTGCGCTCTGTGTCTCGCTGTAGGTCAAACTCCAGCCTGTTGCTTGTCGTGTGCAAGGCCGGGATTTTTTGCCCTTGCGGAGATAAGAGACTGTCCTGCATGAATATGCTCTCTCTGGCCTGCAGAAGGTCTCATTTTGCATGGTCCAGGCCTAGGTTTCCCCTGCAGGAAGAGCTCTGTGCAAGAGTCGATATGACCTTAGGCTGCTGGGAGCCCAAGGACACATGCAGGCCGCTTGTGAAAGAGGATTCATTCATTTGTGCCTCGCTAAATTCAAAAGTCTATGTTACATCTGTGCATTTAACAACTCTGAAATTCATTTTGATGGCTTTTGTTTATtcatttcaaaatgtgtttcaCTGCCTTCTGGTAGGTCAGGCTTTTTTGTCGCTGTTTTGCTCTCTTTTCTGCTGGCATAATGCATGTATATGTTCACTGAATGATATGGCTATTTACAATATAGCTCATGAAAACACAGCTGTCAGATTGCATGGCAGTGCTTGCTTCTGTATAGTTTATTTTATATCCAGCTATTCAGACACTGCTGTCTTTCAAGGAAGACAAATGGCTTAGTACCTAATAGTCTTCTTACCTTACAGATTATTGTATGGCACAGCTGTGatcaaatgtttctttttttatagttttttttctcctcttacaGATCCGTGCTGGATCAAGAATCTTGTACAGACCAATTTCGGCGTCTGTGTTGTCTAGGCCAGAGGTCAAGAATGGAGAGGTACCTTATAAACAAAATTCTGTATCTTCCTAAATTACCTGGTGAGCCTAAATGTCCTCAATCTAGAGTTCACTTGTACTAACTCAAATACCTGTAGTGCAAAGCTTGCTTTAAGTCAAACACGTAATAATACTTGTTGCTGTCTTGCTGTTTCCCCTGAGAAGTCTTTCACGTTTAAAGTTGATTGTTTCAGGTGGAACAGGTAACATTCTGAAGTTTGTGACTTACAGTCTCATCACTCTGATTAATAAGTAGACATTGGATCtaatacagtttttaaaactgCATAATTACACTGTCACGTGGTCTTTTGTCTGAATATAATGCTTTTTCATATTCTGTTTCCATAGGGCAAGTCAACAGTTAATGGGGCCCAAAATACTGTCTCCCAGCTAGCACTTAGAGAATTCCAGACTAGTGCTATCAGCAGGGACATTGACACTGCTGCCAAATTCATTGGTGCTGGTGCAGCCACAGTAGGTGTGGCTGGTTCTGGTGCTGGTATTGGAACAGTCTTCGGTAGTCTAATCATTGGTTATGCCAGGTAATCAATCTCTCTCTTTAAAACCTCTTTAATTGTATTTAGATGTATCTTGAGACTGCTGAACctgtagaaaagaaaatggcacTGTAATAATTTCTGTTAATGATTACTGTTACTGATACATATGGCTGAAGAGAATAGTATGAAACTGTGCCATATTCATCAGGATGGCTCTGTTGTTAAATTCAGAACTTTGTACACTCTTCCTGGAGGAGAGCCATGAAAGAAGTTGCATCATTAGACTTGGTCGGTATTTCAGTCACTGAAGTCCGGTGTTCAAGCATTCAGCTTCAGAACTGAACTAAAAATCCAGCCTGTATCTTTTCCCATGTAAGAGAAAAAGTCCTAAAGAAAAACAGTCTGAGAACTCGTAGTAAGCAATGAGAGTCCATGTGCTTTAGTTTTCATAGTCAGAATCGTTTAGGAATGGATGCCTGACTTTTCTTTATGAACATATTTCAGCTTTGCGTCTCG comes from the Cinclus cinclus chromosome 9, bCinCin1.1, whole genome shotgun sequence genome and includes:
- the ATP5MC3 gene encoding ATP synthase F(0) complex subunit C3, mitochondrial produces the protein MFACAKLATSPSLIRAGSRILYRPISASVLSRPEVKNGEGKSTVNGAQNTVSQLALREFQTSAISRDIDTAAKFIGAGAATVGVAGSGAGIGTVFGSLIIGYARNPSLKQQLFSYAILGFALSEAMGLFCLMVAFLILFAM